AGAAGAGGTTTGGGAGCGTGGGGTCAGGGGTCAGAGGCCAGCTAGGCAGTGGCTTCGATGGTGCACTCTTTCGCCAGGTGACCTGACTTCCCATAGTTATAACAGTTCAACTCGGATGCCTTGCTGCAGTGCACCGCAACATGGCCGATCTCCCCGCACCTGCAGGGCACACGGACAGGTTACACTGGACCGTTCACCTGTGTTTTCATGCTCAGCTTTAGTATTAGTTTACCTGTAGCACTTGACCTTCTCACAGCACTTCTGAATGTGTCCGAAGCTGCCGCAGGAGTAGCACTTTTGCTCGTGGGCGTGGTTACAATTGCGCGCCATGTGACCGGCCTTGCCGCAGTTGTAGCACAGCTGCTCGCGCTCCTTCTTGGGCTCCTTGCAGTCTCTGGAGATGTGATCTTCTCTGCCGCAGTTGTAGCAGGCTGCAGGAGAGATCACACCTGTGCTCACCTGTCTTTAAACTGTTGTGATCTGTAAGCGTGTGTCCTCACCATCCTCTGTGCGCTCGCAGTCTCTGGCCACGTGCCCGAGTTCGCCACATCGGTAACAGAACAGGTCTGCAACGATACGACAGGTGTGAACTGCCGGGTGTGTCACATGGTCAGCTGTTCACAAGAACAGCACCTCTGCAGAAGCTGAAAATGGAAACAGGTTTCCACATCTCCATGGCGACCTCTGTAAAAACTACATGGTTTTtaataaactttaaaataaactCATGGAGGTTTGATGGTGGGTGTCACCTTTGCCTCTGCCGCGACCTTTCCCTCGCCCTCGGCCGCCACTCGGACAGTTCTTCACCCAGTGGCCTGAGTGGCCGCAACCGAAGCACTCGTTACTGCTCATCGCCACGACCACGGCTGGAACCACAGACGAAGACGACAACAGACAGAATCACAGACACAACCACAGACAGATGGAACCACAGACAGGAGATTCAGATGTGAAACTTTACCTTCATGAAGGTGCAGAATAAAAACCAcggaggaaaaggaaaaacacatcaGGAACACCTGAGATGAATTCTCCTCAGTCCTGgccccacccacacaggtagagTTTACattaattgattacacagcagtgagGAATAGAGTTGAACACAGTAGATAtttttctgaaagtgctgtaactagaTTAAGGATTTAATTCCAGGACTGTTttacgttaactagtaatgacttcatgaataacattttaagcattagagaaaaaaaatgactcataatcaggggtgcacataagtggtccgcaggtgcgcattcgctgtcaaaataaaagaagcgcaccagataagaagttgcaacgccctttagcgtacataagattttctggaggacgacaaacatttgtttagaactcttcctactgtaccacaggccttcaagctggctgtagttaaacctttacttaaaaagcatctctagacccagctgtcttagctaattataggccaacctccaaccttcctttcatatcaaaaatccttgaaagagtagttgtcaaacagctaacagatcatctgcagaggaatggcttatttgaagcgtttcagtcaggtttcagagctcatcacagcacagaaacagctttagtgaaggttacaaatgatcttcttatggcctctgacagtggactcatctctgtgcttgtcctgctagacctcagtgctgcgttcgatactgttgaccataatatcccactagaaaatttgcatttcctgcaaaaatgctgtgtggatgccggaacgctgaagctgtctgctgaaaatgactgaaaaagatgaaaagctgcaaaaattgtatggcagtaaagaaactgaaaaattatgctgaaaacaagtgaagaagcagaatcttttgctgacaagaggtgaaaaggcaaaactctgcttaaaaggggtacagaagttcaaatttgtactgaaaagaggtgaaaaggttccttctgaaatgagcagaagatactgagatttgtattgataagaggtgaaaggctgaaaattttgcttaaaataggtgaatcagcagaatgtctgctaaaaaagagatttctgttgaaaacacctgaaaaatctgggatttgtgctgaaaaggggtgaaaaaactcacaattctgctgaaacggggtgaagaagaggtgttgggctgttgagaagagttaaataagttgaactgatatgtttgggtacaaatactatgatttggcaataatactgcattttagcacaactactgagatttgattgaaatactatgatttagaagaaatattatgactttgtacaaatacagtgttttggcacaaatactatgatttggttcgaatgctatgatttgaaacaaataatatgatttagtagaaatattatgatttaccagaagtactatgttttctgcaaaaatactatgattttgcagaaatactatgcattagtagtaatactataacatcacagatatataatgatttttgcagacattctggttttacacaaatactataatgtggcagaaatactatgttttagcacaaatacaatgatttgctataaatactatgatttggcacacatactatattcagcagatatactataacataacagaaattttaattgggcacaaatgctctaatttggcacaaataccatgatttggcacaaatatgatgatatggcagaaatactatgagtgggtacaaatactatgaataggcacaagtactatgatttagtacaaatactctgatttggcagaaatactatgatttagcagaaatactatgttttaacataactaatatcttttgaccgaaatttctgctaaaaggtactatttctgctttttggcagaaatactgtaatttggcataaatactatgatttggcagatatactgtaatcagcacatatactataacatgacagaaattcctccacttattagtaatactataacataacagaaatgttatgtttggcacaaaaaccatgatttggcaaaaatactatgattgagcagaagtactaagatgtagtagaagtacttctactacttagaaatactattatggaggagtaatactttctgcaatcagaggtactgcttctgtctgcttcatcaggctgtgtacttgtatgtatttctgccatggagcgttaacaagaatctgaggtccatattagacaaactgctaaaatcataaaacttttcagaattgtaataaattagcaatataaattacaggtctgtgataatgtataaatttgtagtgaaaaaaaacatgtggacgaaggtggaattgaacccacgacctttgagctgcagacccgtgtcattaccaattgcgccacctggaaagggggcgggcggctggaaaaaagattgatgagcagtcagaaatagatcACGGTAAGAGGCGAAAGAcaccgttttttggagttacaaaacatcgtgtaactcaaaaactaggtgggatagaagcataattcttgtactgggtgaatcagcggactttggtgtactttgactgcgattttcattgctctttgtacctccgtcgcggagatatgacgagagaagaaacggcttcattttcagagtttgaaaactgagaggaggacagatttccacccctcaaacaaacgtaatttatggctcaacagtaagatgactgtaaaaactgctccaaccatgagtgtcagcagtgtctgaagatgaattggcacaagcctctcgtcttaactttgctttgttaaaattatttatgatttatgatttggcagaaacactgggacttggtagaaatactgtgatttacatgaaatactttgacttagcagaaattctataatctagcaaaaagcactacagcatagcagaaattctatcattgagcagaattactaggatttagtacaaacactatgatttggctcaaaaaccttttttttgcagttatattgtgatttggcagaaatactgtgagcagtaataatataacagcagaaatactgttattttgtggaaatactatgctttggcacaaataccatgatttggcaaaaatactatgattcagcagaagtactaagatgtagtagaagtactttgatttagcacaaatactattatggaggagtaatactttaacatgagagaaatattgatacacacacacaaacatacacatacacagagcctaaagggagcagtggctgttaagagtctgggcttggtatatctaggtcagttaaattagctgcacctggtgtaatcagcccttacacacacagacacagagagaggtatgagtTTTCTgtagtgtatttctcacattcaggattcccctcgaacaaatggccataatttcctaactgtaggggctagaatgctcattctgacaccgttttgttcagaagagacgggggaatctgcaggtcttcttaattcagagataaaatataaatcattgaagatatatgacttgtaatacactgtaactgagtagaggcgaagcaaaactgccttgacttgccctcaaacaacgttttgtaactctaaatctatatggagcatcaaaatcattctttcaccataagaaacagcaggctttggtgaacagtcatgggaattttcaggtctctgtggaaatccatcaaaaagatctgacgagagaaaaaagtgcctcatttccagagtttgaaatctgaagagatctgagcaaggcacgaatttcctaccctcaaacaaatgtaattcatggccaaacggtaataggtgagaaaaaaattcttgaattgtgagcatcaggggtgtctgaagatatattggcacaagcgtcatgtctcaactttgtttcgttaaggagatatgacgatttgaaaatgcctctcattagagagtcccagcgctgattttgaacagactctccattgactttctatggagagttttaagactttgtgttgctctgaggcgatttgataaaaatctgtaacttccacaacagtgatagtgacaatttctgaaagccagcaaaaatacctacgttttgatgtataatttgtgggggttgagtggaaattgagcgagtagcaagaagttgtttagacatgaagagaaaattcagaacggaccggcgctcactctgagttaattgaatagcaaccatagcaacgcatgtattttctgaaaaatcacaattttgcaactgaaaacttaaagagggataagattaaaacggtagaaggtctgaaaaagctgaatcatacaggaatagcccaataatttgagaacattttaaagtttgaatggagtttctaggtgaaagtatgagaaagtagttaagtttgaaaaacaagcaagttttagcagaattgtggaagttttccattcatttcaatgggacaaaaaaaaggaaaaaagtgtaatattttaaaaagtataatagtaataaacaccaaaagatatagctggcattagcagaaatagcagaacagtttagagtttgaatggagaaaatcggctgaaaactgagggagtagttaagtgccaaaaaacgggggagcaacttgaagaataaagtttaaagagaaacaggaactcaatagtgtggatgcctttgagggCATGCTGTGTGAATGCCTCGCAGTGGAAtgggaaaaaagcagaaaaaggagAACAATCTGCTGACAAgcgctgaagaagctgaagtttgtgctgaaaacagctgaaaaatctgaaatttctgcagaaaagaggtgaaaaactgaaaattctgctgagaagaggtgaagaagctaaaattTGCGTTGAAAAGAGTTTAAAAAGTCAAAGCATTCACTAAAATTTTTTTTGCCATAAGCAGGATTTGAATCCAAGCCTCCCACTCTGAGAACGCCTACTCagctcactgagccaaactggCTTTCAGTTAACCGAAAACATGTGTAGAAGTTGAAAATTTTACTGAAAACAGTTGAATAAGCTGAACTTTGTGCAGAACAgaggtgaaaaactgaaaattccgCTGAAAACAGGCAAAgaagctgaaaattctgctgaaaagagttgaatcagcagaatttctgcagaaaagaggtaaagaagcagaaggttgcgctgaaaagaggtgaatcagcagaatttctgctgaaaacagatttctgcttaaaacagctaaaaagctGAGATATGTGCTGAAAAGGAATAAAGAACAtaaaatttctgttaaaaagagtaaaacaaagtttaactgttaactgaaaaaaatgttgccataagcgggatttgaacccgggcctccaagtctgagaacggctgctcatctaaCTGAGCTAAACCACAGCTCAGCCCGGTGAGCAGAAATAAGAgaccacattgataatgtgttccattcatttcaatgggcaaaaatattgcaaaaaaaattcaatatctcaaaaagtatagaagatatgagcaccaaaagacatagcagaaatagcagaattttttaagatttgaacggcgaaaatcagataaaaactgtGGGACTAgttccacggcgaaaaacgtacggaagcaactagaataataaagaataaagagaaacaggaactcaatagtgtgaaTGCCTGTTTACGCATtaacactaaggtcaattatggtgttccacagggttcagtgctaggaccaattctgtttacattatacatgcttcccttaggcagcatcattagaagacatagcatacattttcactgctatgcagatgacacgcagctctatctatccatgaagccaggtaacacacaccaattagttaaactgcaggaatgtcttaaagacataaagacctggatggccgctaactttctgcttcttaattcagatcaaactgaggttattgtactcggccctgaaaatcttagaaatatggtatctaagcagattcttactctggatggcattaccttggcctccagtaatgctgtgaggaaccttggagtcatttttgaccaggacatgtccttcaatgcacatattaaacaaatatgtaagactgctttcttccatttgtgcaacatctctaaaattagaaatatcctgtctcagattgacgctgaaaaactagttcatgcattcattacttccaggctggactactgtaattcattattatcaggatgtcctaaaaactccctgaaaagccttcagctgatccaaaatgctgcagcaagagtcctgacagggactagaaagagagagcagatttctcctgttttggcttcccttcattggcttcccgttaaatccagaattcaaaatcctgctcctcacatacaaggtcttaaataatcaggccccatcttatcttaatgaagTTGTAGTACCGTCTCCATTTTTAacattaggcttcaaacttgcTCATAAGGGTCAAATGATTGTCtctgttgtattattgtagggtctttaccttacaacacAAAGAGCCTTGGggccactgttgttgtgatttcgtGTCATATAcataaactgaattgaatggaGCAGCAGGGTCCCATCAGATTCACTCTGACACCCTCATGTGAGACACCTGTGGAAGCTGTAGAACTGCTTTTAATGCGGACAGATAGGGGACCACAAGAAGACAGGTGAGGACAGGTTCTGACTGTCTCaggcaagggcgtagatttggcatggacggaagggacatgtccccaccaatatccagcaattattgaattgtccccaccaataatttgatctcttcgagtaaagaaaaacaaacccgatagaaagaaaaaaacgatcCGTCAACGTCCCATTCACgtagcggtgcagaaagagttaaattacgttctctactggagtcctacctcatgtgacaaatatggccaatgtgattggctgtgcctttcagggagctctgtttagttttagcagcggcaagcctgcgctgcgcggacctgcaaggaggagaggaggatggcagcaaaaaggaagaacctgatataagaaagtatttttcaaagaaacctttaagtcacttaaagtcaagctcactcataaaatgtgtccgtcttCATAatgttacaggctatgctaggctttggcccacatcactctaaaattgtatgtaaccatgaataacgtgtgtTGGAAACTAAATGCACAACATGCAGCACTATTAGTTCTCTCAGTCTCAGAgcagcatttctaattttgattgaaactgtcagagaaaacggcagcctcgagcaagccaggatattagtttacagaggctgttaaaattacatgtctaacgttaaaatgttggtgacacaataatttcatcctaatggtacggacatattcatagggttgatttttgagacaaaatatcatgaggtagtcatgattttgcaaatatttcaccttgtagtgcagtttgcacaaattgttttaaaaatgcactcaccctacaaacattactgatgagtcaagatctgcataaattgacagaaacactgaagcagctgcacattttattcttattgtcatgtatgtcctatttgtcagggGACAGAAGAACCATTGGATGATAACTTGATGGTTcattactgtatttgaagcacatgtgtgactgcatgtatttggaatgtctcactgttatttatcagctgacagaggcagctctgccatgttgtagcttGGACAGAGGTGGagaggcgaggtcacaggtgactgactgatgatttggtgctatagattaactagtatttattatcatgacaattgttaggctgctgatgtaaattgattcattagtgtatatttgacaaagaagctgaattgacatgtctcactttttatatggcaccaatcaatgtgttattttatcaggtggcaatatgtcctagtgcagtcagaggggaagagccagggcaaaaggtgaggcacatcaagcacagaataataattttaatctgaGGATAAAACGCAAGTACtgaggctgaaagaagcttcagtGCTCTCAGAAGACTAAAAACATGGCTAAGGTCAACAGTGACTCCAATGAGATTAAACAATGCTGCTGtatgccatgtccaccaggagtgactggacagtatagatgtaaaacaaatatggcAGCAGTTTATCTCCgttaacgagaggagaaggcatgtgtttggctccttcacatagtggacattgagttgttgtgtggggcaccagtagtccacATCTCTTGCTGTAACAGTATGTTACACCCCAGCCCAGGGAAACCCGGCGTGCAAcataaggaaaataaaaataaggagAACTGCCCCCACACTCCCTGCTCTCAAGGAAGACGAACCAAAAAGACAACTGCCACGGATTTCACAACAGCCAGTCAGTTTACTAAGGCCCAAAAGGTAGCGGGCGTCAGGGTGAGCatggccaaaacaacaaaccaaaaactcTAGAAAAGAAATGCAGCTGGCTTACCTTCacagaaaaccccaaaagaAAATTACAGGTGTCT
This genomic interval from Oreochromis niloticus isolate F11D_XX linkage group LG5, O_niloticus_UMD_NMBU, whole genome shotgun sequence contains the following:
- the cnbpb gene encoding CCHC-type zinc finger, nucleic acid binding protein b, translating into MCFSFSSVVFILHLHEAVVVAMSSNECFGCGHSGHWVKNCPSGGRGRGKGRGRGKDLFCYRCGELGHVARDCERTEDACYNCGREDHISRDCKEPKKEREQLCYNCGKAGHMARNCNHAHEQKCYSCGSFGHIQKCCEKVKCYRCGEIGHVAVHCSKASELNCYNYGKSGHLAKECTIEATA